The Labrus mixtus chromosome 16, fLabMix1.1, whole genome shotgun sequence genome window below encodes:
- the npvf gene encoding pro-FMRFamide-related neuropeptide VF, which produces MFAGSLITGTEWFNTGTSPGSVLRDTEMSSTVFLSVLLMLAGLRGAVASDMQVFEKSAHRGKSFLGSGDERHSVRRQLHQQVKETFKATRSLALESFKIQSTPTSKISLPTFIKLYPPTAKPLHLHANMPMRFGRQSSAGEDGETNSTPNFPQRFGRAWDSIQMCAESPCVRAAANAPLPQRFGRNKLNWKLLMMLVNKHLLDNGKHWTEGDVLSSSSEEMETPDKNL; this is translated from the exons ATGTTTGCAGGGTCTTTAATAACTGGGACAGAGTGGTTTAATACAGGCACGAGTCCTGGTTCCGTcctgagagacactgagatgTCGAGCACAGTGTTTCTGTCAGTGCTGCTGATGCTGGCGGGGCTCAGAGGGGCAGTTGCGTCTGACATGCAGGTTTTTGAGAAATCAGCTCACAGGGGTAAAAGTTTTCTGGGCAGCGGTGACGAGAGACACAGTGTGAGGAGGCAGCTGCACCAACAGGTAAAGGAGacatttaaagct actAGAAGTTTGGCTCTCGAGAGCTTCAAAATCCAATCGACCCCTACCAGTAAAATCAGCCTCCCCACCTTCATCAAGTTGTACCCGCCTACAGCCAAACCCCTCCACCTGCACGCCAACATGCCCATGCGCTTTGGGAGGCAGAGCAGCGCGGGTGAGGACGGAGAAACAAACTCCACCCCTAACTTTCCGCAGAGGTTCGGAAGAGCATGGGACTCGATTCAAATGTGTGCCGAGAGCCCCTGTGTCCGAGCCGCAGCGAACGCACCGCTGCCTCAGAGGTTTGGGAGAAACAAGCTGAACTGGAAACTTCTCATGATGCTGGTCAATAAACACTTACTGGACAACGGCAAGCACTG GACTGAAGGTGATGTCCTATCAAGCAGCTCAGAAGAGATGGAGACGCCAGACAAAAATCTTTGA